TGTGCCAAAAGTTTTGCGATGGTCGATACCTTCATTTGAACTTGCTCTTTAGGATATCCGTCAATATTGACGTTGAGCAAATCCCCCAAAAGCCTTTGATTATTGTTCGCAAAAAGAAATGAGGATTGTCCACGGCTCACCCAAAGTGATCCAGAGCCCTCGCCCAACATCGAATCGTCTTCTAAATTCTTTTTTGTCATACGATGAGGCTCGTCCGTCTTTGGAGGCTCGGTGATCGCTGTCGTCGACATTTCCTGTCTTTCGAACAAAGAGCAGTTCACTAAAAAGAGGCATGATAAGAGAAATAAATATTTTCTCATTGAATTCTCACTTTCCCGGGACCAATCACTTCTGCGGTTACATTTTTATTTGTTTTAGAAAGACGCACCGGAATAAAATCACCCATCTTGGCATCTTTCGTCGGAGTCCCCGTTGTCTCTACGGAGATCGCGCCTTTTACGATTTCGACTTTAATTGTACGACCGGCTCGAATGATATGGCGTTCGCGAAGGTCATCGATGTAAACAATCTGGCCCTTGG
This genomic stretch from Bdellovibrionales bacterium harbors:
- the flgA gene encoding flagellar basal body P-ring formation chaperone FlgA — translated: KGQIVYIDDLRERHIIRAGRTIKVEIVKGAISVETTGTPTKDAKMGDFIPVRLSKTNKNVTAEVIGPGKVRIQ